Within Anopheles nili chromosome 3, idAnoNiliSN_F5_01, whole genome shotgun sequence, the genomic segment CACTATTTCAACATTTATCGATGACGGTGACGATGGCGGTCGGAAAGTTCAAAGGGGAGAGCTGCGAGCGATCACGAAGTGCGCCGAAATGGCGACCCAGGACTAGCAGGCAATCAAATCGGGATCTtcatcattaaaataaaagcaatacGAACATTTAGAAGGGGGTGCGTTTAATTAGCTCCGCGCGTGTATTTCCATACCCGTTCATAGGGAGACAGGTCGAACCATTTTCCTGTGTGGCTGAATATTGACATTTTCCGAATCTCAGTGAGACTCGCGTCTCtgcttcctcgatctaaattgGCTGCTTACTAATGATTGCTTTCCACccttttcgatcgtttttcccCCTCGCCAGGAGATACTGACGGAATCTTCCGAGAAGTTGGAACACTTGATTGCTTCATCGCCGGCGACGCTCGCGCTGAAAGCGTCAGCCGAACAGGACGCGATCGCAGCCCTGCAAGCCCTGCGCAACAATAACAATCATACAAAATCAGTTACCTCAGTACTTAGTAAAACGCATCTACAAAACCTGGAAGCAAATGCCGTATCTGTGATCCCCATCGAGAGTATGAAACTTACTTCCACCGGCGTACTCCACCAGCCGACAACCATCATccatcagcagcaggagcatcagcaacagcagcaacagccccagcaaccgctgcagCTGTTCCAGCAGCAGAACCACCAACCAAAGCAGCCGCTGATTCAGGTGCGCAATCTGACGCAGCTGCAGAAGGAGCACCTCGAGACGGCCGCGGTGTTGATGGACATCAGCAAGAAGGCCATCATCTCACCGCCGAGCTCGAACCCTCAGTCACCTAGCCTGCTCGCcgagcagaagcagcagcaacagcagcagcattcgcAACAGTATCAACTTGTGACTAATAACAATCAGCAAACGCAGCAACCGCAAAGTATTAAATCTTCTGTGATAAAGGTAAGGCTTTCTCCCCAGCAATCAACTAACCACCGTCGTACTAACCACCGATATTCATCCCCTGTGCAGCAGCCACACGAATACCTTCTGAACAATCTGAAGCGCAGCCCAAGCAGCGAAGAGATGGACCTAACGATGAAACGCGTCAAGGTGGAGCCGAATGTGGTGCTGTCGCCCACGGTACCGGCCACCACGCTGGTGAAGAAGAACATCATCAAGCGGGAGACGATCGAGCACCTGGCGGCAGCCGTTGCCGATGACCAGGCCAGCCAGCACAGCGACAGTGTGGATAGCAGCGATTCCGGTCGGCTTCAGATGGACATATCCTCGCAGGACGCGCACTCCGAGTGTGCTGGGGACGAGCTGAAGCTGCGCAACAGCCTGCAcctgaacaacaacaaccacctccaccatcaccagcagcagatggATCAGCTTGGGCGCGAAACGCCGGACAGCATGAACTCCATCGAGgagcaccaccagcaggcgGCAGCCGCTGCCGTCGCTGCCGCTGTCCATCAGATTCCGTTCGGTTTGACCGATGCGACTGACCCGGCGGTGGCACAGCTTTGGCAGGCGTTGGCACAGAATACGAgtatggtttctttttccagtGACAGGCCCGTTGTAGAGGGCCATTTGAATGGAACTAACGCAAACGCATCCTTTTGACTTTCTCTACCATACAGATCTCATCGTGAATGGCGGCGGCAACGAAGCGACCGCGTTACTGAGGAAAATGATTAATGCTCGCAATCTCGGCATCCAGTTTGCTCCGTCGGTAGTTCCAGTCGGTACGGGGCTCGCGTTGCTCAAGGTTTGTAACAGAAGAAGGCTATATGAAGGTGTTCGCAACACCACTAACGGGTTTTCTTATTGCAGCAAAATGACATCAGTCGGCTCAATCAAACCGGGCAAAGTGGCCGCCGAAAACAGTCCTGCCCCAGCCGAACGCCCGTCGATGGTAACTCCCCGAATGCGTCCCTCGACAACAACGGCATGAATGGCAGTGCTggaggtgttggtggtggtgcaacCTTAAAACTCGCCACAGGCAAGGGTTCATCTGGTGGAAATGTCCTATTCCGGGTCGCT encodes:
- the LOC128723879 gene encoding protein bunched, class 2/F/G isoform-like → MCNVPPKFYTLCRLCLTTIRDCDLPEATVSFREPTIRHRQRNGRHHHQPQQHTQQDHEHELMHQQLPIVECNVEIICTEDEPAGGSATEAANDGGGGGAGETDGVDAQQKDEQSKDSAASALPIRSANGAGSKMSSSGTNSDEDDEDFEDDDVFSAGNMCPDLPNRIWTCLAIKLTPEDGLPTVVCSSCRDQLESCHRFRRVAHRTQKSLQSYLSYTAALGGSEQEILTESSEKLEHLIASSPATLALKASAEQDAIAALQALRNNNNHTKSVTSVLSKTHLQNLEANAVSVIPIESMKLTSTGVLHQPTTIIHQQQEHQQQQQQPQQPLQLFQQQNHQPKQPLIQVRNLTQLQKEHLETAAVLMDISKKAIISPPSSNPQSPSLLAEQKQQQQQQHSQQYQLVTNNNQQTQQPQSIKSSVIKQPHEYLLNNLKRSPSSEEMDLTMKRVKVEPNVVLSPTVPATTLVKKNIIKRETIEHLAAAVADDQASQHSDSVDSSDSGRLQMDISSQDAHSECAGDELKLRNSLHLNNNNHLHHHQQQMDQLGRETPDSMNSIEEHHQQAAAAAVAAAVHQIPFGLTDATDPAVAQLWQALAQNTNLIVNGGGNEATALLRKMINARNLGIQFAPSVVPVGTGLALLKQNDISRLNQTGQSGRRKQSCPSRTPVDGNSPNASLDNNGMNGSAGGVGGGATLKLATGKGSSGGNVLFRVAEHSHSVKAPSQGGAARSETNSTASGNSSPQLLLTKSAVVQSSPQQQQQQSPQQQQQQNSQQKDMSCTNCGTTTTTIWRRNIRGEMVCNACGLYFKLHGVNRPHTMRRDTIHTRRRRPKGDKSTRRKSVKQDSGEIVDNGVETAVDLQTLQNQLIALHDATRGTPNNFSMPPVFQHYLRATQNFDPNGSGELLVGDGGEDSGPENDLDSCNLPLNLVATQLGSDSSQH